In Allocoprobacillus halotolerans, a genomic segment contains:
- a CDS encoding nucleoside recognition domain-containing protein, translating into MITIYCIGILVAIVSAILLKSTIFIGEPVPFVLELPAYRIPTLKNVYLNVLDKAKDFIHKAFTIIFMASIVIWFLQSFNFTFDFVSDSSQSMLATIGSFVSPIFAPLGFNDWRASTALMTGITAKESVVSTLTVLTQSSSTAAFNQALVGIFTPLSSFTFLVFTVLYMPCIAAFAATRRELHSWVQAILTVLFQTGMAYLVALLIYQIGHFLI; encoded by the coding sequence ATGATAACAATATATTGTATTGGTATATTGGTTGCGATTGTTTCGGCCATATTGCTTAAAAGTACTATTTTTATAGGAGAACCAGTACCCTTTGTTTTGGAGTTACCAGCTTATCGTATACCAACTCTTAAAAATGTTTATTTAAATGTTTTAGATAAAGCCAAAGATTTTATTCATAAAGCTTTTACTATTATATTTATGGCATCCATTGTGATTTGGTTTTTACAAAGTTTTAATTTTACATTTGATTTTGTATCTGATAGTTCACAAAGTATGTTAGCAACCATAGGATCTTTTGTCTCACCTATTTTTGCTCCACTGGGATTTAATGATTGGCGTGCTTCAACGGCTCTTATGACTGGTATTACAGCAAAAGAATCAGTTGTTTCTACTTTAACTGTTTTAACACAGTCTTCATCTACAGCAGCTTTCAATCAAGCTTTGGTTGGTATTTTTACACCTTTATCTTCTTTTACATTTTTAGTTTTTACAGTTTTATATATGCCTTGTATTGCCGCTTTTGCTGCAACGAGACGTGAACTTCATTCGTGGGTGCAGGCAATTTTAACAGTATTGTTTCAAACTGGAATGGCTTATCTGGTAGCGTTGCTTATTTATCAGATTGGACATTTTCTCATTTAG